One Terriglobales bacterium DNA segment encodes these proteins:
- a CDS encoding 3-hydroxyacyl-CoA dehydrogenase NAD-binding domain-containing protein — protein MEVRTIAVIGAGIMGRGIAHVAALGGYRTILEDILPAALRRASDEIRSNLDQGVELGKLSPDEAEGAYRRIEFASGVEDAARNADLVIEAVPEEMESKIEIFTQLDKFSRPQTILASNTSSLSVTEIASVTYRAPRCVGMHFFNPVHKMKLLEVVRALETDDDTIQTAAEVGRRMRKEVVVIKESPGFITSRINALIGNEAFYMLQEGIASAEDIDKAVKLGLNHPMGPFELVDLVGLDTRLHILEYLHKTLGEKYRPAPLLTQYVKAGRLGRKAGRGVYEYPAAGNSSQAVPSQAAVITSDSPKSR, from the coding sequence ATGGAGGTTCGCACCATCGCGGTGATTGGCGCGGGCATCATGGGCCGGGGCATCGCTCATGTGGCGGCGCTTGGCGGGTATCGCACCATATTGGAGGATATTCTGCCGGCGGCATTGCGCCGCGCCTCCGACGAGATCCGTTCCAACCTGGATCAGGGCGTCGAATTGGGCAAGCTATCGCCCGATGAAGCCGAGGGCGCTTACCGTCGGATCGAGTTCGCCAGCGGAGTTGAGGACGCCGCCCGCAACGCTGACCTCGTCATCGAGGCGGTGCCCGAGGAAATGGAATCCAAAATCGAGATTTTCACCCAACTCGACAAGTTCAGCCGCCCTCAGACCATTCTGGCCTCCAATACTTCTTCCCTCAGCGTCACGGAGATTGCCTCGGTTACGTATCGCGCTCCCCGGTGCGTGGGCATGCACTTCTTTAACCCGGTGCACAAGATGAAGCTGCTGGAAGTCGTGCGCGCACTGGAGACCGACGACGACACTATCCAGACCGCGGCGGAAGTCGGCCGGCGCATGCGGAAAGAAGTGGTGGTGATCAAGGAGTCTCCGGGCTTTATCACCAGCCGGATTAACGCGCTGATCGGCAACGAAGCGTTTTACATGCTGCAGGAGGGCATTGCTTCAGCCGAAGACATCGACAAGGCCGTGAAGCTGGGATTGAACCATCCCATGGGGCCCTTTGAGCTGGTAGATCTGGTAGGGCTGGATACGCGGCTGCACATCCTGGAATACCTACACAAAACGCTCGGCGAGAAATACCGCCCCGCCCCACTGCTGACGCAATACGTGAAAGCAGGGCGTCTGGGACGAAAGGCGGGAAGAGGCGTATATGAGTATCCGGCTGCCGGCAATTCGTCTCAGGCCGTCCCGTCCCAAGCCGCTGTGATTACCTCAGATTCCCCAAAATCACGATAA
- a CDS encoding SDR family oxidoreductase: MSVSFDFAGQTAIVTGGSRGIGRAIAAQFARSGAQVWIWDVDPIKLSGAQSLKVDVTKADQITKALENVVSQSPRINILVNNAGYLGSYLPFEQFDREEWERILRVNLIGVFEVTRQVLPMMRRAGRGRIVNMGSLAGKEGLPNLAAYSAASAGVIAFTKALSREVCDADIRVNCVAPGPIDTELIRRLGAEVVNGMIAASPLKRLGNVDEVAGMVLWLCSAASTFNTGAVFDMSGGRARY, from the coding sequence ATGTCAGTCTCATTCGATTTTGCTGGCCAAACAGCCATCGTCACAGGTGGTTCCCGCGGCATTGGCAGGGCCATCGCAGCACAGTTCGCGCGATCTGGCGCTCAGGTCTGGATTTGGGATGTGGATCCGATCAAGCTCAGCGGTGCGCAATCACTGAAGGTCGATGTCACTAAGGCCGACCAGATCACAAAAGCCCTCGAGAATGTCGTCAGTCAGTCACCGCGTATCAACATCCTTGTCAACAATGCCGGGTATCTCGGCAGCTACCTCCCTTTCGAGCAATTTGACAGAGAGGAATGGGAACGCATCCTTCGTGTAAACCTGATTGGTGTGTTCGAGGTCACCCGCCAAGTTCTCCCCATGATGCGTCGTGCTGGACGTGGAAGGATAGTCAACATGGGGTCACTCGCAGGCAAGGAAGGTTTACCAAACCTCGCAGCATACTCGGCTGCAAGCGCAGGCGTAATCGCGTTTACAAAAGCCCTCTCTCGCGAGGTCTGTGATGCCGACATTCGGGTAAACTGCGTTGCACCCGGTCCTATCGATACCGAGCTAATTCGAAGATTAGGAGCCGAGGTGGTGAATGGAATGATCGCAGCGAGCCCGCTGAAGCGTCTGGGAAACGTGGATGAGGTCGCAGGAATGGTGTTATGGCTTTGCTCCGCTGCGAGCACCTTCAACACTGGGGCTGTGTTCGACATGTCAGGCGGCCGAGCGCGATACTAA
- a CDS encoding M1 family aminopeptidase, with protein MRSVRRPLRQAAAIFCLLLALPALAAEKTRIHVDDYQIEAEIVPRWHRLIGKARIKFTALEDVSLVSFELHNGLRPTKVVDDSGRALSAERVTQDSSVRVVLPNGLSKGASMTLTIDYDGTLQSADDSPVQGLKLASIGEDEAYLLYAGRWFPMVGYGTNRFTATMNITVPANWIVIGSGRESTGVGVAMASAAEPPQRAESSNEPPPLKRTPGAVTPPRAATRPAPKPTKPTTSVPRTTDKNLKTYTFVWDQPSFPGTIIAGVFQQSTSNEAGIDLKAYYKPDKQQYIGNYVETAVKEFTFFTTLWGPPLSNKLTLVQLPDDTLAAAWAPEIAALGGRSIAGKINYRLLANTIAHQWWGVSISPASKSDWWISDGFARYAEARYVGNVAGPAAYEEVTKDMEVGALAYDTVPLSNIGRMDPFSPEFQSLVTDKGAIILNMLNWVIGDQAFDKTMRAFAAQFRSKPTSLDDFRAVAEQNSGQKLTWFFSQWLDSTGAPEFKTKYTVYRLGKSCNDPAKCKGFRIVGEISQDLDLFRMPVDVRVDTDGKSEESKIDVVGTNSAFTIETFGRPRRIVVDPENRVLKNASDVKIRAAILRGQGLVQQNDLAGALDQFQKALELNKNSSLAHYRVAEVFFLQHNYQAAANAYRDALNGDGEPRWTEVWSHIRLGNIFDITGQRERATNEYRQAIQTNDDTQGALEEARKYLQQPFSGEKEKNG; from the coding sequence ATGCGATCTGTACGACGTCCGCTGCGGCAGGCTGCGGCGATATTCTGTCTCCTCCTGGCCCTTCCCGCACTGGCGGCCGAAAAGACCCGCATTCATGTGGACGATTACCAGATCGAAGCTGAAATTGTTCCCCGCTGGCACCGGCTGATCGGCAAAGCGCGAATCAAATTCACAGCCCTGGAAGACGTCAGCCTGGTGTCATTCGAACTGCACAACGGGTTGCGTCCAACCAAGGTCGTCGATGACAGTGGGCGCGCGCTCTCCGCCGAGCGCGTAACCCAGGATTCCAGTGTCCGCGTAGTACTGCCGAATGGCCTTTCCAAAGGCGCTAGCATGACTTTGACGATCGACTATGACGGCACCCTGCAATCGGCTGACGACAGCCCAGTACAGGGACTAAAGCTGGCTTCCATCGGCGAGGATGAAGCCTACCTGCTGTATGCGGGACGTTGGTTCCCGATGGTAGGGTACGGAACCAACCGCTTCACGGCGACTATGAATATCACGGTTCCCGCTAACTGGATCGTGATCGGCTCTGGCCGCGAAAGCACGGGTGTAGGCGTGGCCATGGCCTCGGCAGCCGAACCTCCGCAGCGAGCCGAAAGCAGCAACGAACCTCCGCCGCTGAAACGAACCCCTGGTGCTGTAACACCGCCGCGTGCAGCTACGCGGCCCGCCCCGAAGCCCACCAAACCGACTACCTCTGTGCCCAGAACCACTGACAAAAATCTGAAGACTTATACCTTCGTGTGGGACCAGCCCAGCTTTCCAGGGACCATCATCGCCGGCGTTTTTCAGCAGAGCACCAGCAACGAAGCGGGAATCGATCTGAAGGCTTACTACAAGCCTGACAAACAGCAATACATCGGGAATTACGTCGAAACTGCGGTCAAAGAATTTACCTTCTTCACCACTCTATGGGGTCCACCGCTGAGCAACAAGCTCACGCTGGTGCAACTGCCCGACGACACTCTGGCCGCAGCCTGGGCGCCGGAAATCGCGGCGCTTGGCGGCCGCTCGATTGCCGGGAAAATCAACTACCGCCTGTTGGCAAACACCATCGCCCATCAGTGGTGGGGAGTGAGCATAAGCCCGGCAAGCAAGAGCGACTGGTGGATCAGTGATGGCTTCGCCCGTTATGCCGAAGCACGCTATGTAGGAAATGTCGCCGGTCCGGCGGCCTACGAAGAGGTCACTAAGGACATGGAGGTCGGCGCCCTCGCCTACGACACCGTCCCGCTCTCAAATATCGGGCGCATGGATCCATTCTCCCCGGAATTCCAGTCCTTGGTGACCGACAAGGGCGCAATTATCTTGAACATGCTGAACTGGGTCATCGGCGACCAGGCATTTGATAAGACCATGCGCGCCTTCGCCGCTCAGTTTCGTAGCAAACCCACCAGCCTGGATGATTTCCGCGCTGTGGCTGAACAGAATTCCGGTCAGAAGCTGACCTGGTTTTTCTCGCAGTGGCTGGATTCCACGGGCGCGCCTGAGTTCAAAACCAAGTACACCGTGTATCGGCTGGGAAAGTCTTGTAACGACCCTGCCAAGTGCAAAGGCTTCCGCATCGTGGGAGAAATCTCGCAGGATCTGGACCTGTTCCGCATGCCAGTGGACGTCCGCGTAGATACCGACGGGAAGAGCGAAGAATCCAAGATCGACGTCGTCGGGACGAACTCTGCTTTCACCATCGAAACCTTCGGGCGGCCGCGGCGCATCGTGGTCGATCCTGAAAACCGCGTCCTGAAGAATGCTTCCGACGTGAAGATTCGGGCGGCGATTTTGCGCGGACAGGGGTTGGTGCAGCAAAACGATCTTGCCGGCGCTTTGGATCAATTCCAGAAGGCGCTGGAGTTAAACAAGAACAGTTCCCTGGCGCACTATCGCGTGGCCGAGGTTTTCTTCCTGCAGCACAATTATCAGGCGGCAGCCAACGCCTATCGCGACGCTCTCAATGGGGATGGGGAGCCGCGCTGGACCGAAGTCTGGAGCCACATCCGCCTGGGCAACATTTTCGATATCACGGGGCAGCGCGAGCGCGCTACCAACGAGTACCGGCAGGCAATTCAGACCAACGACGATACCCAGGGAGCCTTGGAAGAAGCCCGCAAATACCTGCAACAGCCCTTCTCCGGAGAGAAGGAGAAAAACGGGTGA
- a CDS encoding ABC transporter permease, whose product MIRDVFGQAVSALKHNRRRAALTMLGMAWGIATVVLLLAYGTGFERAIMTMFSSFGSRMIGVFPGRTSHQAGGVKAGTQVRFTLQDLEYINNEVPLLKRTSPMVDKQVGARHDDRAFTFRAVGVYPGWQDIRRIEVEEGRLMNDEDESTKARVVVIGDEAKRKLFSGQNAVGDAIHLDGISFRVIGVMKHKVQDGDDNDNRMLIIPFTTMGDLKDIRYLQGLFIEYEGNEHLKIAKAVRTTLGNHHSFQPDDKQAVYVWNLMEDIAEFRIITTGIKILLTFIGFLTLGIGGIGLMNIMLVAVTQRTREIGVEKALGACKRHILAQFLSEALAITAIGGVAGVVIAYLVSWTVGSLTLFSALAQNAQEGDIRLRIDPAILVTATVILAVVGIVSGMLPAIKAAGLDPVEALRYE is encoded by the coding sequence ATGATCCGCGACGTCTTCGGCCAGGCCGTCAGCGCTCTCAAACACAATCGCCGCCGCGCGGCGCTTACCATGCTGGGCATGGCCTGGGGCATCGCCACCGTGGTGCTTTTGCTGGCGTACGGCACCGGGTTTGAGCGCGCCATCATGACCATGTTCAGCTCCTTTGGTTCGCGCATGATTGGCGTGTTTCCCGGCCGGACATCGCACCAGGCTGGTGGGGTCAAGGCAGGAACGCAGGTGCGCTTTACGCTTCAGGATCTGGAGTACATCAACAACGAAGTTCCTCTGCTTAAGCGCACTTCTCCCATGGTGGATAAGCAAGTTGGCGCTCGCCACGACGACCGTGCCTTTACCTTCCGCGCAGTTGGCGTCTATCCAGGCTGGCAGGACATTCGCCGCATTGAGGTCGAGGAAGGCCGCCTCATGAACGACGAAGACGAGTCCACCAAGGCGCGGGTAGTCGTGATCGGCGATGAGGCCAAGCGCAAATTATTTTCCGGGCAAAACGCTGTGGGCGATGCCATCCATCTGGACGGAATCAGCTTCCGCGTGATTGGCGTGATGAAGCACAAAGTTCAGGATGGCGACGACAACGACAATCGCATGCTCATCATCCCCTTCACCACCATGGGCGATTTGAAAGATATCCGTTACCTGCAAGGCCTGTTTATAGAGTACGAAGGCAACGAGCACTTGAAGATCGCCAAGGCGGTTCGAACTACGCTCGGCAATCACCACAGTTTTCAGCCCGACGACAAACAGGCAGTGTATGTCTGGAACCTGATGGAGGACATTGCCGAATTCCGCATCATCACCACCGGCATCAAGATTCTCCTGACCTTCATCGGCTTCCTCACGCTTGGCATTGGTGGAATAGGCCTGATGAACATCATGCTGGTGGCGGTCACGCAACGCACCCGTGAGATCGGTGTCGAAAAGGCACTGGGAGCGTGCAAACGCCATATCCTCGCGCAGTTTCTTTCCGAAGCGTTGGCTATCACCGCCATCGGGGGAGTGGCCGGAGTGGTGATCGCGTATCTCGTCTCCTGGACAGTCGGCTCACTCACCCTGTTCAGTGCTTTGGCGCAGAATGCCCAGGAAGGAGACATTCGCCTGCGCATCGATCCGGCAATTCTCGTTACGGCGACGGTGATTCTGGCCGTGGTTGGAATCGTCAGCGGCATGCTGCCCGCGATTAAGGCTGCGGGTCTGGACCCGGTGGAAGCGCTGCGCTACGAATAG
- the lpxB gene encoding lipid-A-disaccharide synthase, with protein sequence MPLKFLISSGEASGEFYGAQLIEALRRRMPGAEFFGVGGDKMRAAGCDTVVDAHEIAVVGLAEVVRHLPRIYGEFQKLLRVVDARQPDAAILIDFPDFNLRLAKQLHQRGIPVIYYVSPQLWAWRSGRVKQVRKHVRKMLVIFPFEEAFYRSQEVEVEYVGHPLAEMSTPEISRADFAKAHGLDPSKTWIALLPGSRKKEVELNLRAMLGAAKRLTLPHLGAASPRVRPLPGDSLATLETAVAAEAAISREIGKRDLLEVLDSAAAAGSYQFLLPVASSLSSQWLEAEVSRYGLNVVLTPDARATLVHSRAAVVASGTATLEAALIGTPFVMVYRVAALTWILGKPLVRVKHYAMPNLIAAQQIVPELVQADFTAENVAAKLREIIAEGPIRDKMLAGLAQVRRILACEPGTAGTAAERAAAAVLGTIGSERRDRPEPRQKSVSY encoded by the coding sequence GTGCCCCTCAAATTCCTGATCTCCTCCGGCGAAGCGTCCGGCGAGTTCTACGGCGCGCAACTCATTGAGGCGCTCCGCCGCCGCATGCCTGGGGCGGAATTCTTCGGCGTGGGCGGAGACAAGATGCGCGCCGCCGGATGCGACACCGTAGTCGACGCGCATGAGATCGCGGTGGTGGGACTGGCCGAGGTGGTCCGTCATCTGCCGAGAATCTACGGCGAGTTCCAAAAGCTGCTGCGAGTTGTGGATGCGCGGCAGCCGGACGCGGCCATCCTCATCGACTTTCCCGACTTCAACCTCCGACTTGCGAAACAGCTCCACCAGCGCGGAATTCCGGTGATCTACTACGTGAGTCCGCAGCTCTGGGCATGGCGGTCCGGCCGGGTGAAGCAAGTCCGAAAGCACGTACGCAAGATGTTGGTCATCTTCCCGTTCGAAGAGGCGTTTTATCGCAGCCAGGAAGTTGAAGTGGAGTATGTCGGGCATCCTCTGGCGGAGATGTCCACTCCCGAGATCTCACGGGCAGACTTTGCAAAAGCTCACGGACTTGACCCGTCAAAGACGTGGATTGCTCTGCTGCCTGGCAGCCGCAAGAAGGAAGTCGAGCTGAATCTGCGGGCGATGTTGGGTGCCGCTAAGCGTCTCACGCTGCCGCACCTCGGAGCAGCGTCGCCGCGAGTTCGCCCTCTTCCGGGCGACTCGCTCGCAACCCTCGAGACGGCCGTTGCGGCCGAAGCAGCTATCAGTCGGGAAATCGGAAAACGCGATCTGCTGGAAGTCCTGGATTCTGCCGCAGCCGCAGGCTCATATCAGTTCCTGCTGCCAGTAGCCTCCAGCCTGTCGTCCCAATGGCTGGAAGCAGAGGTTTCACGCTATGGCTTAAATGTAGTCCTGACCCCCGATGCTCGCGCTACGCTAGTCCATAGTCGCGCTGCAGTGGTGGCAAGCGGTACTGCCACCCTGGAGGCAGCCCTGATTGGAACACCTTTCGTCATGGTGTACCGGGTGGCCGCGCTCACCTGGATTCTGGGCAAGCCTTTGGTCAGGGTGAAACATTACGCCATGCCGAACCTGATCGCCGCCCAACAGATTGTCCCCGAGTTGGTGCAGGCAGACTTCACTGCGGAAAACGTTGCCGCCAAGCTCCGCGAAATCATTGCCGAAGGCCCCATTCGAGACAAGATGTTGGCCGGGCTGGCGCAAGTGAGGCGCATACTGGCGTGCGAACCCGGCACTGCGGGAACCGCCGCCGAGCGTGCAGCCGCCGCAGTTCTGGGGACCATCGGCAGTGAACGTCGAGATAGACCAGAGCCCAGGCAAAAGAGTGTAAGCTATTGA
- a CDS encoding SAM-dependent methyltransferase gives MTLREYIEQEIRERGPIPFSRYMKLCLYGPDSAAEGQPQGYYAQAREQFGKSGDFYTSSDVHAVFGRLLARQFDEMWRILGSPRPLTLIELGPGRGLFAQDILDWAQQTFPEFISVLRYVLVETSLALRVRLEERLREHIVERRVAVYRSLSELEREDLSNFIVFANEFFDALPVEVLDNRGELRVGVEDGRFVEQFTRPSAEVLDFVERYAVHPEENERVEAPLAAQDSIQEIVRTLKRSGRSQPRGFLVFIDYGYTREEMLAGRHRGTVTSFRRHSIVNTPYDAPGEQDITAHVNFTALADVARGSGLDALALVTQSQFLMGIGEQTQFADVFECCRSPQEQTKVALQLKHLITPEGMGESFQVLVLSTGIEKEKAARLSGLAFVRPGDLQI, from the coding sequence GTGACCCTGCGCGAATACATCGAACAAGAAATTCGCGAACGCGGCCCCATCCCGTTTTCACGCTACATGAAGCTTTGCCTGTATGGGCCAGATTCTGCGGCGGAGGGCCAGCCTCAGGGCTACTACGCGCAGGCACGCGAGCAGTTTGGGAAGTCCGGTGACTTCTACACTTCGAGCGACGTACATGCTGTCTTCGGACGTCTGCTGGCCCGCCAGTTCGATGAGATGTGGCGGATTCTCGGTTCGCCGCGCCCCCTCACTCTGATCGAACTGGGACCGGGACGAGGACTGTTCGCGCAGGACATCCTCGACTGGGCACAGCAGACATTTCCGGAATTTATCTCGGTTTTGCGTTATGTGCTGGTCGAGACGTCGTTGGCACTGCGCGTGCGATTAGAGGAGCGCCTGCGAGAGCACATCGTCGAGCGACGCGTCGCAGTCTATCGCTCCCTTAGCGAACTGGAACGCGAAGACCTCAGCAACTTCATCGTATTTGCCAACGAGTTCTTCGACGCATTGCCGGTGGAAGTCCTGGACAATCGCGGCGAACTGCGCGTGGGGGTAGAAGACGGCAGGTTTGTCGAGCAGTTCACGCGTCCCTCAGCAGAAGTTTTGGATTTCGTGGAGCGCTATGCTGTCCATCCCGAGGAAAACGAGCGGGTGGAGGCCCCTCTGGCCGCCCAGGACTCCATTCAGGAAATCGTCCGGACGCTGAAGAGAAGCGGGAGGTCTCAGCCGCGCGGATTCCTGGTTTTCATCGATTACGGGTATACCCGCGAGGAAATGCTTGCGGGAAGGCATCGCGGTACGGTGACCAGTTTCCGCCGCCACTCCATCGTGAACACACCCTACGATGCTCCCGGCGAGCAGGACATCACTGCGCACGTGAATTTCACCGCGCTGGCAGATGTAGCACGCGGGAGTGGACTCGATGCACTGGCGCTGGTCACGCAATCGCAATTTCTGATGGGCATAGGCGAGCAGACGCAGTTCGCTGACGTGTTTGAGTGTTGCCGATCACCGCAGGAGCAGACCAAAGTGGCTTTACAGCTCAAGCACCTGATTACGCCGGAGGGTATGGGAGAAAGCTTTCAGGTTCTGGTGCTGTCTACTGGAATAGAAAAGGAAAAGGCCGCTCGATTGAGCGGCCTGGCATTTGTTCGTCCTGGAGATCTGCAGATTTGA
- a CDS encoding ABC transporter ATP-binding protein, producing MAAQEEEVLGKAYDSRLMKRLLGYLSPYKWQVVIALGAIVLKSVADVLGPYLTKVAIDKYLVRSPQARSLGLLDRWLSPQPLTGIAQIASLYVALLGFSFFLEFLQTYFMQWTGQKVMFDLRSQIFRHLQHMHVGFFDKNPVGRLVTRVTTDVDALNEMFTAGVVSIFEDVFVLAGIVAIMLRMDWRLALITFAVLPLIFVATMVFRKRVRDSYRRIRVAIARINAYLQEHVSGMVVLQLFNREKRAYERFKEINATHMRAFKDAILAYALYYPVVEILSAAAIACVIWFGGHHVLASITTLGVLVAFMQYAQRFFRPIQDLSEKYNILQSAMAASERIFKLLDTPAEITSPQQPVRAEGPGRIEFDHVWFAYRTVPVDGEEKTAHPGKASPGRDGGGPAEPDWVLRDVSFTVDPGETVAIVGHTGAGKTTLMSLLMRFYDVRKGAIMLDGVDIRAMNLNHLRRRFGVVMQDPFLFTGTVDHNIRLGSDWISDEAVEQAAEDVNIADFIRSLPNQFKEAVHERGSTLSTGQKQLISFARALAHDPKILILDEATSSVDTETELRVRQALTKLVEGRTSLVIAHRLSTIQRADKIVVMHKGRVREMGTHQQLLAQRGIYYKLYQLQYKDQEVPAPSSISASSQVPAAGDD from the coding sequence ATGGCCGCCCAAGAGGAAGAGGTACTAGGTAAGGCATATGACAGCCGGCTGATGAAGCGCCTGCTGGGCTACCTGTCACCCTACAAGTGGCAGGTAGTGATCGCCCTGGGCGCCATCGTCTTGAAATCTGTTGCTGATGTCCTCGGCCCCTACCTCACGAAGGTGGCCATCGATAAATACCTGGTCCGTTCGCCGCAGGCCCGATCCCTTGGCCTGCTCGATCGCTGGTTGAGCCCGCAGCCGCTTACCGGTATCGCGCAAATCGCCTCGCTATACGTGGCCCTGCTCGGCTTCAGTTTCTTTCTGGAATTCCTGCAGACCTACTTCATGCAATGGACTGGGCAGAAGGTGATGTTCGACCTGCGCAGTCAGATCTTCCGCCACCTGCAGCACATGCACGTGGGATTCTTCGACAAGAATCCTGTCGGCCGGCTGGTTACGCGCGTGACCACCGACGTGGATGCGCTGAACGAGATGTTCACCGCAGGCGTGGTCTCGATCTTTGAAGATGTCTTCGTCCTGGCTGGAATCGTGGCCATCATGCTGCGCATGGATTGGCGGCTGGCGCTGATCACCTTCGCGGTCCTGCCACTGATCTTCGTCGCCACCATGGTCTTCCGCAAACGGGTTCGCGATTCCTACCGGCGGATCCGGGTGGCGATCGCCCGTATCAACGCCTACCTGCAGGAACACGTCAGCGGCATGGTGGTGCTGCAGCTCTTCAACCGCGAGAAGCGCGCTTACGAGCGTTTCAAGGAAATCAATGCCACGCACATGCGCGCCTTCAAAGACGCCATCCTGGCCTACGCACTCTACTACCCAGTAGTGGAAATTCTGTCGGCAGCGGCGATCGCTTGCGTAATCTGGTTCGGTGGCCACCACGTGTTGGCCAGCATAACCACCCTGGGCGTGCTGGTCGCGTTCATGCAATATGCCCAGCGCTTTTTCCGCCCTATCCAGGATTTGAGCGAGAAGTACAACATCCTGCAGTCGGCGATGGCCGCCAGCGAGCGCATTTTCAAGCTGCTGGATACCCCGGCGGAAATCACTTCACCACAGCAACCGGTGAGAGCCGAAGGGCCGGGGCGCATCGAATTCGACCACGTCTGGTTTGCCTATCGGACTGTTCCCGTCGATGGTGAAGAGAAAACCGCTCACCCTGGAAAGGCTAGCCCTGGTCGAGATGGCGGAGGTCCCGCTGAGCCGGATTGGGTGTTGCGCGATGTTTCCTTCACCGTCGATCCTGGCGAGACCGTGGCCATCGTCGGTCACACTGGGGCGGGCAAGACTACGCTGATGTCACTGCTCATGCGCTTTTACGATGTTCGAAAAGGGGCCATCATGCTTGATGGCGTGGACATTCGCGCCATGAATCTCAACCACCTGCGACGCCGCTTCGGCGTAGTGATGCAGGATCCATTTCTGTTCACTGGAACCGTGGATCACAACATACGGCTGGGATCCGATTGGATCAGCGACGAGGCGGTAGAGCAGGCTGCCGAAGACGTGAATATCGCCGATTTCATCCGCAGCCTGCCGAACCAATTCAAAGAGGCTGTTCATGAACGCGGCAGCACGCTCTCGACCGGGCAGAAGCAACTTATCTCATTCGCGCGCGCCTTGGCACATGACCCGAAAATCCTGATTCTCGACGAAGCCACCTCCAGCGTGGACACGGAAACAGAATTGCGAGTGCGCCAGGCACTCACCAAGCTCGTCGAGGGCAGAACCTCGCTGGTGATCGCGCACCGGCTGTCCACCATTCAACGCGCGGACAAGATCGTAGTTATGCATAAAGGCCGGGTGCGCGAAATGGGGACGCACCAGCAACTGCTGGCGCAACGAGGGATTTACTACAAGCTGTACCAGTTGCAATACAAAGATCAGGAAGTCCCTGCCCCCTCTTCGATCTCGGCTTCCTCCCAGGTCCCAGCCGCGGGTGACGACTAA
- a CDS encoding ABC transporter permease, with the protein MHRIFDIVRQSLSTLWAHKLRSFLTMFGIAWGVGSLLLLVGLGEGFRSGNRKQLDSLGPDIMFLFGGRLPAVEGSLNSMRPYKLTYADYVAVKNEATLVRHVSPVVNREDIRAVSEYNSTNGQVFGVAASYNLIRTLPIMTGRWISEGDELNSRRVAVLGKEMMTNLYSGRAAVGTHILLNGVPFDVIGVLPKIGKENFNGTNIRIFVPISTMRELFPLKEANSEEKISFLNYQPLTRDEHDAAKQQVHSIIARLHGFDPNAQDVFDEWDTVESERRVGLIFDAMDIFLGAVGLVTLALGAIGIINIMLVSVSERTREIGLRKALGATNRNILAQFFLEGAFLTLLSGAIGVAVISGFMSLLKRVPIPEGFDPPRIVPQSAVVAIVCLSLAGIISGLYPARKAAMLEPVEALRQE; encoded by the coding sequence ATGCACAGGATTTTCGACATCGTGCGGCAATCGCTCAGCACCCTGTGGGCGCACAAGCTTCGCTCTTTCCTGACCATGTTCGGCATTGCGTGGGGAGTGGGGTCGCTGCTGCTGCTGGTTGGACTGGGCGAGGGCTTCCGGTCCGGAAATCGCAAGCAGCTCGACAGTCTCGGGCCGGACATCATGTTTCTCTTTGGCGGACGCCTGCCCGCGGTGGAAGGCAGCCTCAACTCCATGCGGCCGTACAAGCTCACGTATGCCGACTACGTAGCTGTGAAAAACGAGGCCACCCTGGTACGCCACGTCTCCCCGGTTGTAAACCGCGAGGACATTCGTGCCGTCAGCGAGTACAACAGCACCAACGGCCAGGTCTTTGGAGTAGCCGCCTCCTACAACCTGATCCGCACCCTGCCCATCATGACCGGCCGCTGGATCAGTGAAGGCGACGAATTGAACAGCCGGCGCGTGGCAGTGTTGGGAAAAGAAATGATGACAAACCTCTACTCCGGCCGTGCCGCCGTGGGCACGCACATCCTGCTCAATGGCGTTCCCTTTGACGTGATCGGGGTGCTGCCGAAAATTGGTAAGGAAAACTTCAACGGCACGAACATCCGGATTTTTGTTCCCATCAGCACCATGCGCGAACTCTTTCCGCTCAAAGAAGCCAACTCCGAGGAGAAAATTTCCTTTCTCAACTACCAGCCGCTGACCCGCGACGAACACGACGCAGCGAAACAGCAAGTGCACAGCATTATTGCGCGGCTTCATGGGTTCGATCCCAACGCCCAGGACGTTTTCGACGAATGGGACACGGTTGAAAGTGAGCGGCGAGTCGGACTGATCTTCGACGCCATGGATATATTCCTCGGCGCGGTTGGCCTGGTTACGCTGGCGCTGGGGGCCATCGGCATCATCAACATCATGCTGGTATCGGTGAGCGAGCGCACGCGTGAGATCGGGCTGCGCAAGGCGCTGGGCGCGACGAATCGCAACATCCTGGCGCAATTCTTCCTGGAAGGCGCTTTTCTAACCCTGCTCAGCGGGGCAATCGGTGTAGCCGTGATCAGCGGTTTCATGAGCCTGCTGAAGCGTGTGCCGATTCCCGAGGGATTCGATCCTCCTCGCATCGTGCCGCAATCGGCGGTGGTTGCGATTGTCTGTCTTTCGTTGGCGGGAATCATTTCCGGCCTGTATCCGGCACGCAAGGCGGCAATGCTCGAGCCGGTCGAGGCGCTGCGCCAGGAATGA